In the Aquificaceae bacterium genome, one interval contains:
- a CDS encoding ComEC/Rec2 family competence protein, with the protein MRFWKSRKGFLDLSTLSFPERGELLQFLLFLFLLAFSLWRVERENRYLWFEDEGIVWLRLEGVPIETDRGLRFRAKVVGGDLPELYGRTAFVNIYGLKDLPTESFSLYGKVRAEGSRLFISGSYRDIEDFLSEKTLRKSYINRIQERIQDPQVKAFVLTYLLGEAREGLPQDLQYYFTKTGLIHLLVISGFHVGMVFLLLRYLLPYPYGLLLGVVGVSLYVLLLVPKEAPVLRAWLMLLLWVLVRLSEGRPNSLGILLFSGSLLLLYRPEFSQSFSFWLSFFAVLYIILGLRLLPSEGSWVYRNLGLPFGVSLFAFLGVSPLLLSFTHTSLGSVLFSPLVGYMLLPFTAYGVLELITFFSLPTLPLELMGKAVIQVVELLSVFDLRVGFDLSVKSSFAISTLGAFLLYLLSLVFTSSRHKAPSP; encoded by the coding sequence TTGAGGTTTTGGAAGTCCAGAAAAGGCTTTTTGGACTTGTCTACCTTATCCTTTCCAGAAAGAGGTGAGCTTTTACAGTTTTTGCTTTTTCTTTTCCTTTTAGCCTTTAGCCTTTGGAGGGTAGAGAGGGAAAACAGGTATCTTTGGTTTGAGGATGAGGGTATTGTTTGGCTAAGGCTTGAGGGAGTGCCAATAGAAACAGATAGGGGCTTGAGGTTTAGGGCAAAGGTAGTGGGTGGAGACCTTCCAGAGCTATACGGTAGGACTGCCTTTGTAAACATATACGGTCTTAAAGACCTTCCAACAGAGTCCTTTAGCCTTTATGGAAAGGTAAGGGCAGAAGGCTCAAGGCTTTTTATCAGCGGTAGCTATAGGGATATAGAGGATTTCCTTTCCGAAAAGACTTTGAGAAAATCCTACATAAACCGTATTCAAGAAAGAATACAAGACCCGCAAGTGAAAGCCTTTGTGCTTACATACCTTCTTGGTGAAGCCCGTGAGGGTCTTCCTCAAGACCTTCAGTATTACTTTACCAAAACGGGTCTTATTCACCTTCTTGTAATATCTGGCTTTCATGTGGGAATGGTCTTTCTCCTTCTTAGGTATCTCCTACCCTATCCTTACGGTTTGCTTTTGGGTGTTGTGGGTGTGAGCCTTTATGTGCTTTTGCTTGTTCCTAAGGAAGCTCCAGTTCTTAGGGCATGGCTTATGCTTTTGCTTTGGGTCTTAGTGAGGCTTTCTGAAGGTAGACCAAACTCTCTTGGCATACTGCTCTTTTCTGGTTCTCTCTTGCTTTTGTATAGACCTGAGTTTTCCCAGTCCTTTTCCTTCTGGCTTTCCTTCTTTGCGGTCCTATACATAATTCTTGGTCTTAGGCTTTTGCCTTCGGAAGGCTCATGGGTATACAGAAACTTGGGACTACCCTTTGGAGTTTCTCTTTTTGCCTTTCTTGGAGTGTCTCCTCTATTGCTTTCCTTTACCCATACAAGTCTTGGCAGTGTGCTTTTTAGTCCCCTTGTGGGCTATATGCTACTTCCCTTTACCGCCTACGGAGTTTTGGAGCTTATCACCTTCTTTAGCCTTCCCACCCTTCCTTTGGAGCTTATGGGTAAGGCTGTCATACAGGTAGTGGAACTGCTTTCAGTTTTTGACTTGAGGGTAGGTTTTGACCTGTCTGTAAAGAGCTCCTTTGCAATAAGCACTCTTGGAGCTTTTCTGCTATACCTTTTATCCCTTGTGTTTACCTCTTCAAGGCATAAAGCACCTTCTCCATAA